One window of the Arthrobacter sp. D5-1 genome contains the following:
- the secF gene encoding protein translocase subunit SecF has product MTTSFATFGHELYTGKRSYNFVNSKKIWFIIAAVAVALSILIPVAKGGFNLGIEFRGGSEFTVSNVSTTDASLGEKAVHDVVPGAIPRVANVAGNTMRIQTDQLTDDETNRIKDGLTSAYGVTENEVTSNFVGPTWGQDVTRQALIGLVVFVGLAAVLMALYFRTWKMSLSALVGMLVTMFTTAGVYALSDFEVTPSAIIGFLTVLSYSLYDTVVVFDKIRENTADISTSTRRTFAEEVNLAVNQTLVRSINTMMVAVLPVAAILFIGAGLLGAGTLRDLSLALFVGILIGTAATIFIAAPLYAWLRQGEPELVKQAKKVAHRRAEVTV; this is encoded by the coding sequence ATGACTACGAGCTTCGCAACCTTCGGCCATGAGCTGTACACGGGCAAGCGCTCGTACAACTTCGTCAATTCGAAGAAGATCTGGTTCATCATTGCGGCCGTCGCGGTGGCCCTGTCCATCCTCATTCCGGTGGCCAAGGGCGGTTTCAACCTTGGCATCGAGTTCCGGGGCGGCTCGGAGTTCACCGTCTCCAACGTGAGCACCACGGACGCCAGCCTTGGCGAAAAGGCTGTGCACGACGTCGTACCCGGCGCCATCCCGCGCGTGGCAAACGTCGCGGGCAACACCATGCGGATCCAAACGGACCAGCTCACCGATGATGAGACCAACCGCATCAAGGACGGCCTTACCAGCGCCTATGGCGTTACCGAGAATGAAGTGACGTCCAACTTTGTGGGTCCCACCTGGGGTCAGGATGTCACCAGGCAGGCACTCATCGGCCTGGTGGTGTTCGTTGGTTTGGCGGCTGTCCTGATGGCGCTGTACTTCAGAACCTGGAAGATGTCGTTGTCGGCCCTCGTGGGCATGCTTGTCACAATGTTCACCACAGCGGGTGTCTACGCCTTGAGCGACTTCGAGGTGACGCCGTCGGCCATCATCGGCTTCTTGACGGTCCTGAGCTACTCGCTCTACGACACCGTTGTGGTCTTCGACAAGATCCGCGAGAACACGGCCGATATCTCGACTTCCACCCGCCGTACATTCGCCGAAGAGGTCAACCTGGCCGTCAACCAAACCCTGGTCCGCTCCATCAACACCATGATGGTGGCCGTGCTCCCGGTGGCAGCGATCCTCTTCATCGGCGCCGGTCTCCTGGGTGCGGGCACGCTGCGTGACCTCTCGCTGGCGTTGTTCGTCGGTATCCTCATCGGTACGGCAGCCACCATCTTCATCGCGGCGCCCCTGTACGCCTGGTTGCGCCAAGGTGAACCGGAACTCGTAAAGCAGGCCAAGAAGGTAGCCCACCGCCGGGCCGAGGTCACCGTCTAG
- a CDS encoding DUF349 domain-containing protein has protein sequence MTDSQKSDETAVVANEEEAVEATSPDHVETSVAPAAAQEPAPVDEAAAGAEAAAGDKPEPSATPEAEAAASEPAAPRPAPSAAPTPAALAARPKAPAAVVPAAPAVSAASLAEAAKWGRAEGDGHVFLTLDGDEIAVGQYPGVSPDEALGYFARKFDDIIAQVVLLEHRVESKAPATDMQKTVTHLREQLAERTMVGDIRSAEARLDALSTQIVELEKSEKAAHEAVRAGELAAREAIVSEAESIAGQDPAQIQWKTSSARMNELFETWKAAQKSGVRLGRSNEDALWKRFRSARTVFDRHRRAYFSQLDSNNSAAKSAKEALIAEAEALSSSTDWGFAAGEYRRLMDQWKATPRASRKDDDALWGRFRAAQDVFFSNRQAANDQIDQEYTANLVVKEQLVAEAQALLPIKDLNAAKKALQSIRDRWEDAGKVPRGDMGRIEAGLRKVEDAVKEAEEEKWRRSNPETKARTNSALSQLEAAIAGLKDDLEKAEKAGDQRRIKTAREALEARQAWLDQIQRSASDLA, from the coding sequence GTGACAGACAGTCAGAAATCCGACGAAACAGCAGTAGTGGCCAACGAAGAAGAAGCAGTCGAGGCGACCAGCCCCGACCATGTGGAAACCTCCGTCGCGCCGGCAGCTGCACAAGAACCAGCGCCTGTTGATGAGGCAGCAGCCGGGGCCGAAGCAGCAGCCGGGGACAAACCGGAACCTTCAGCGACGCCCGAGGCCGAAGCAGCCGCAAGCGAGCCGGCCGCACCGCGACCTGCCCCGTCCGCTGCCCCAACACCTGCAGCGCTTGCGGCCCGCCCCAAGGCTCCCGCCGCCGTCGTTCCCGCTGCCCCGGCCGTGTCCGCCGCGTCGCTCGCCGAGGCAGCCAAGTGGGGCCGCGCCGAAGGTGATGGCCACGTGTTCCTGACGCTGGATGGTGACGAGATCGCCGTCGGCCAATACCCGGGGGTCAGTCCCGACGAAGCCCTGGGTTACTTCGCCCGGAAGTTCGACGACATTATTGCCCAGGTGGTCCTGCTGGAACACCGTGTTGAGTCCAAGGCCCCGGCCACGGACATGCAAAAGACCGTCACTCATCTCCGCGAACAACTTGCAGAGCGCACCATGGTGGGCGATATCCGGTCTGCGGAAGCACGCCTGGACGCCCTTTCCACCCAGATCGTGGAGCTGGAAAAGTCGGAGAAGGCAGCACACGAGGCCGTGCGGGCCGGCGAACTCGCTGCACGCGAAGCGATAGTGTCCGAAGCCGAATCCATTGCCGGACAGGATCCTGCCCAGATTCAATGGAAGACCTCCAGCGCCCGCATGAACGAGTTGTTTGAAACCTGGAAGGCGGCGCAGAAGAGCGGCGTACGCCTGGGCCGCAGCAATGAGGACGCATTGTGGAAGCGGTTCCGTTCGGCCCGCACAGTCTTTGACCGTCACCGCCGCGCCTACTTCTCACAGCTTGACAGCAACAATTCAGCAGCGAAGTCCGCCAAGGAAGCGCTGATCGCCGAGGCTGAAGCCCTCTCCTCTTCCACCGATTGGGGATTCGCCGCCGGTGAATACCGCAGGCTGATGGACCAGTGGAAAGCCACCCCCCGGGCGAGCCGCAAGGATGACGACGCATTGTGGGGCCGCTTCCGCGCCGCCCAGGATGTCTTCTTCAGCAACCGCCAGGCGGCCAACGACCAGATCGACCAGGAGTACACCGCCAACCTGGTGGTCAAGGAGCAGCTGGTAGCTGAAGCGCAGGCCCTGCTTCCCATCAAGGACCTCAACGCAGCCAAGAAGGCCCTCCAGTCCATCAGGGACCGCTGGGAAGATGCCGGCAAGGTTCCGCGAGGGGACATGGGTCGCATCGAGGCCGGACTCCGCAAGGTTGAAGACGCCGTCAAGGAAGCCGAAGAAGAGAAGTGGCGCCGGAGCAACCCGGAGACCAAGGCGCGCACCAACAGCGCCCTCTCGCAACTCGAAGCTGCCATCGCCGGCCTTAAGGATGACCTCGAGAAGGCTGAAAAGGCAGGCGACCAGCGCCGCATCAAGACTGCCCGCGAGGCCTTGGAGGCCCGCCAGGCGTGGCTGGACCAGATTCAGCGCTCTGCAAGCGATCTCGCCTAG
- a CDS encoding peptidylprolyl isomerase, whose amino-acid sequence MATRSRDDREAKRRIRQMEAKRALRQEQGKRRKRDNTIAVGAGAAAVVLAVVLQLTVFSSNPTEAEFAAAEAGLSSPSASPSASNSSDIPSPDTAAGKTFTGELALNSGVVGVELNGTAAPQAAAVFKSLSDSSYYNGKFCHRLTTSETFGLLQCGAPSEDGADDPNYRWGPLENTPADNKYPAGTIAVARSGNNAYGNGHQFFIVYKDTTIPADTAGGYTVVGKVTSGLDVVTNIAAAGLKTGESTSDGAPVAPVTIDSFSLK is encoded by the coding sequence TTGGCAACAAGGTCGCGGGATGACCGCGAAGCGAAACGGCGCATCAGGCAGATGGAAGCCAAGCGTGCCCTGCGGCAGGAACAGGGCAAGCGGCGCAAACGCGACAACACCATCGCTGTTGGCGCAGGTGCCGCAGCGGTGGTTCTGGCCGTCGTGCTGCAACTGACGGTCTTCAGCTCCAACCCCACCGAAGCGGAGTTCGCCGCAGCAGAAGCCGGGCTCAGCTCTCCGTCCGCTTCGCCGTCTGCCTCTAACAGTTCGGACATTCCCAGCCCGGACACAGCCGCTGGAAAAACGTTCACCGGCGAGCTCGCGTTGAACAGCGGAGTGGTCGGCGTTGAACTGAACGGAACGGCTGCACCCCAGGCCGCGGCAGTGTTCAAGTCACTCAGCGACTCCAGCTACTACAACGGGAAGTTCTGCCACCGCCTGACGACCTCGGAAACCTTCGGGCTGCTGCAGTGCGGCGCCCCGTCCGAAGACGGCGCGGACGACCCCAACTACCGATGGGGTCCGCTGGAAAACACGCCCGCAGACAACAAGTACCCTGCGGGGACGATAGCCGTGGCCCGCAGCGGGAACAACGCCTATGGCAACGGGCACCAGTTCTTCATCGTCTACAAGGACACCACCATTCCTGCTGACACGGCCGGTGGGTACACCGTAGTGGGCAAGGTAACCAGCGGGCTGGACGTAGTTACCAACATCGCCGCCGCAGGCCTGAAAACCGGCGAAAGCACCAGTGACGGCGCCCCTGTGGCACCTGTCACGATAGACTCGTTTTCTCTGAAGTAA
- a CDS encoding bifunctional (p)ppGpp synthetase/guanosine-3',5'-bis(diphosphate) 3'-pyrophosphohydrolase, with protein MEERATSAPPAGGEDGHNAVAVPATSMAGRTAGAVPVDTPGARPTFPGRRERTRSRLARLTGRGVAPYSPILEPLLRTVRANNPKEDFDLIQRAFAVAERSHQGQKRKSGDPYITHPVAVATILAELGMTGTTLAAALLHDTVEDTPYTLADLTRDFGPEVAMLVDGVTKLDKVSFGEAAQSETVRKMVVAMAKDIRVLMIKLADRLHNARTWRFVSAESSSRKARETLEIFAPLAHRLGMNTIKWELEDLSFAALYPKVYEEIVRMVGDRTPEREKSLSVIRNQIADDLRTARIKATITGRPKHYYSIYQKMIVRDKDFDDINDLMGVRVLVDSVRDCYAALGTLHSRWNPLPGRFKDYIAMPKFNMYQSLHTTVIGPGGKPVEIQIRTHEMHRRAEYGVAAHWKYKDQPNRTAQGPGSPRDGDMGWLRSLVDWQQETSDPGEFLDSLRYEINAREVFVFTPKGEVMALPAGSTPVDFAYAVHTEVGHRTIGARVNGKLVPLNSELNHGDWVEIFTSKAEGAGPSQDWQHFVKSARARNKIRQWFTKERREEAIDRGKDMLTRAMRKQNLPLQRLMTHDALSAVAEDFHYVDISGLYAGVGDGHTSAQSVMEKLVEHLGGHETPDEDLDEVSIPTQVAKSKFSDSGVIVRGVGDVWVKLARCCTPVPPDPILGFVTRGSGVSVHRTDCTNVSGLRDQPDRIVEVEWAPTQSSVFLVEIQVEALDRKSLLSDVTRILSENHVNILAASVHTSSDRVAISKFAFEMGDPKYLHHVLNAVRRIDGVFDVYRTTGNRRRS; from the coding sequence GTGGAAGAACGTGCGACGTCGGCACCACCGGCGGGCGGGGAAGACGGCCACAATGCTGTGGCGGTTCCAGCAACAAGCATGGCTGGACGGACTGCGGGAGCTGTTCCGGTGGATACCCCAGGCGCGCGTCCAACCTTCCCGGGCCGTCGGGAGCGTACACGTTCCCGTTTGGCCCGTCTGACCGGTCGTGGCGTGGCTCCGTATTCTCCGATCCTCGAACCTTTGCTGCGGACAGTGCGGGCCAACAACCCCAAAGAGGACTTTGACCTGATCCAGCGGGCCTTCGCCGTTGCGGAGCGAAGCCACCAGGGCCAGAAACGCAAGAGTGGTGATCCCTACATCACCCATCCGGTTGCCGTGGCCACCATCCTGGCTGAACTCGGAATGACAGGAACCACCCTGGCAGCGGCGTTGCTTCACGACACCGTGGAGGACACGCCCTACACACTCGCTGACCTGACGAGGGATTTTGGTCCCGAGGTTGCCATGCTGGTGGACGGCGTGACCAAGCTGGACAAGGTCAGCTTTGGCGAAGCCGCGCAATCAGAGACCGTCCGCAAGATGGTTGTGGCCATGGCCAAGGACATCCGTGTCTTGATGATCAAGTTGGCCGACCGCCTGCACAACGCCCGTACGTGGCGCTTTGTCTCCGCTGAGTCTTCCTCCCGCAAGGCTCGTGAAACGCTGGAGATCTTTGCCCCCCTGGCTCACCGACTGGGCATGAACACCATCAAGTGGGAGCTCGAAGACCTGTCCTTCGCTGCCCTGTATCCCAAGGTGTACGAGGAAATCGTGCGCATGGTGGGGGACCGCACGCCGGAGCGCGAGAAGAGCCTCAGTGTCATCCGCAACCAGATAGCTGATGATCTGCGCACGGCCCGGATCAAGGCGACCATCACCGGGCGTCCCAAGCACTACTACTCCATTTACCAGAAGATGATCGTCCGGGATAAGGACTTCGACGACATCAACGACCTCATGGGCGTGCGCGTCCTGGTGGACTCGGTCCGGGACTGTTACGCAGCCCTGGGTACCCTGCATTCGCGATGGAATCCCCTTCCGGGGCGGTTCAAGGACTACATCGCCATGCCCAAGTTCAACATGTACCAGTCGCTGCACACCACGGTGATCGGCCCGGGCGGCAAGCCTGTGGAGATTCAAATCCGAACCCATGAGATGCATCGCCGGGCCGAGTACGGTGTGGCAGCACACTGGAAATACAAGGACCAGCCAAACCGCACGGCGCAGGGCCCCGGCAGCCCCCGCGATGGGGATATGGGCTGGTTGAGGTCCTTGGTGGACTGGCAGCAGGAGACGTCGGACCCCGGCGAGTTCCTGGACTCCCTGCGTTATGAGATTAATGCACGCGAAGTTTTCGTCTTCACCCCCAAGGGTGAGGTCATGGCCTTGCCCGCGGGATCGACTCCCGTCGATTTTGCCTACGCCGTCCACACGGAGGTCGGCCACAGGACCATCGGCGCCCGCGTCAACGGCAAGCTGGTCCCGCTCAACAGTGAGCTGAACCATGGCGACTGGGTGGAGATCTTCACGTCCAAGGCCGAAGGGGCCGGTCCCAGCCAGGACTGGCAACATTTCGTCAAGTCGGCACGTGCACGCAACAAGATCCGCCAGTGGTTCACCAAGGAACGCCGCGAAGAAGCAATCGATCGCGGCAAGGACATGCTGACGCGGGCCATGCGGAAGCAGAACCTGCCCTTGCAGCGCCTTATGACGCACGACGCCTTGTCTGCGGTGGCCGAGGACTTCCACTACGTAGATATCTCCGGGCTCTACGCAGGGGTGGGCGATGGACATACCTCCGCCCAATCCGTGATGGAAAAACTCGTCGAGCACTTGGGCGGCCACGAGACTCCGGATGAAGACCTCGACGAAGTCAGCATTCCGACGCAGGTTGCCAAGTCCAAATTCTCGGACTCCGGAGTCATCGTCCGCGGTGTGGGCGACGTCTGGGTCAAACTGGCCCGTTGTTGCACACCCGTTCCGCCGGACCCCATCCTGGGATTCGTCACCCGTGGCTCGGGCGTCTCCGTCCACCGGACCGATTGCACCAACGTTTCGGGGCTCAGGGACCAACCGGACAGAATCGTGGAAGTGGAATGGGCTCCCACGCAGTCGAGTGTGTTCCTGGTGGAAATCCAGGTGGAGGCGTTGGACCGTAAATCCCTGTTGTCCGACGTGACGAGGATTCTGTCCGAAAATCACGTGAACATCCTCGCTGCCTCGGTCCACACCTCTAGCGACAGGGTTGCCATCTCGAAGTTCGCTTTTGAAATGGGCGACCCCAAGTACCTGCACCACGTCCTGAATGCCGTACGCCGCATTGATGGCGTCTTTGATGTCTACCGCACCACGGGTAACAGGCGGCGCAGCTAG
- the hisS gene encoding histidine--tRNA ligase, translating into MARTASLSGFPEWLPQERLVELHVLDTLRKTFELHGFSSIETRAVETVGQLLRKGEIDKEVYGLSRLQDDEGEAAKSDKADPNALALHFDLTVPFARYVVENAGYLAFPFRRYQIQKVWRGERPQEGRAREFTQADIDVVGDGELPFRYDVEIALVIAEALSALPIPDFRLRINNRKLAEGFYRGIGLADTAGVLRSIDKLEKIGAARVAELLKSELGATDEQAGLALELARIRTEDTSFVQQVRALGVTDELLEEGLNELEQVIQAAVQRAPGKVVADLSIARGLDYYTGTVVETVLVGHEQLGSICSGGRYDALASKGNRKFPGVGLSIGVTRLVSRILSQELATASRSVPTAVLVALNTDDSWSSAQDIAAQLRGRGIATEVAAKAEKFGKQIKFADRRGIPFVWFTDDDGKHQVKDIRTGEQVDADPAEWTPAEEDLHVRVTTA; encoded by the coding sequence ATGGCACGTACCGCCTCCCTGTCCGGATTCCCCGAGTGGCTTCCCCAGGAGCGGTTGGTGGAGCTCCACGTGCTGGATACGCTCCGCAAGACTTTCGAGTTGCATGGGTTTTCGTCCATCGAGACCAGGGCAGTGGAAACTGTGGGGCAGCTGCTCCGCAAAGGCGAGATCGACAAAGAGGTTTACGGGCTGAGCCGGCTCCAGGATGACGAGGGTGAGGCTGCGAAGTCAGATAAAGCGGATCCCAACGCCTTGGCACTGCACTTCGACCTGACTGTTCCCTTCGCCCGTTACGTGGTGGAGAACGCCGGCTACCTGGCATTCCCATTCCGCCGCTACCAGATCCAGAAGGTGTGGCGTGGCGAGCGGCCGCAGGAAGGCCGCGCCCGTGAGTTCACCCAGGCGGACATCGATGTGGTGGGCGACGGCGAGCTTCCGTTCCGCTACGACGTCGAGATTGCCCTGGTCATTGCCGAGGCATTGAGCGCGTTGCCGATTCCGGATTTCCGGCTCCGGATCAACAACCGGAAGCTGGCCGAGGGTTTCTATCGCGGGATCGGCCTGGCGGACACTGCCGGGGTCCTGCGCAGCATCGACAAACTGGAAAAGATCGGCGCTGCGAGGGTGGCAGAGCTGTTGAAGAGCGAGCTTGGTGCCACGGACGAGCAAGCCGGACTGGCCTTGGAACTGGCTCGTATCCGCACTGAGGACACCTCCTTCGTCCAGCAGGTCCGCGCCCTGGGCGTCACCGATGAGCTCCTGGAGGAAGGGCTCAACGAGCTGGAGCAGGTCATCCAGGCGGCCGTACAGCGTGCCCCGGGAAAGGTGGTTGCCGATTTGAGCATCGCCCGCGGCTTGGATTACTACACCGGAACTGTCGTCGAAACCGTGCTGGTGGGCCATGAGCAGCTCGGTTCCATTTGCTCCGGTGGCCGCTATGACGCCCTGGCCAGCAAGGGCAACCGCAAGTTCCCCGGCGTCGGCCTTTCCATCGGTGTGACGCGCCTCGTATCGCGCATCCTTAGCCAGGAACTGGCGACGGCATCGCGCTCGGTCCCCACAGCGGTACTGGTTGCCTTGAATACGGACGACAGCTGGTCTTCCGCGCAGGATATCGCGGCACAACTGCGGGGGAGGGGCATCGCGACCGAAGTTGCTGCAAAAGCCGAGAAGTTCGGCAAACAGATCAAGTTCGCCGACCGGCGCGGTATCCCGTTTGTGTGGTTTACCGACGACGACGGCAAACACCAAGTCAAGGACATCCGCACCGGTGAGCAGGTTGACGCCGACCCCGCAGAATGGACGCCGGCGGAAGAGGACTTGCACGTCCGCGTCACCACCGCCTGA
- the aspS gene encoding aspartate--tRNA ligase, whose translation MLRTHDLGSLRSEHIGQTVTLAGWVGRRRDHGGVAFVDLRDASGVAQVVVREEEVFHGLRNEYVLQVTGTVNKRPEGNENPALATGDIEVIADKVVILNTSEPLPFQIDEHVEVGEEARLKHRYLDLRRPGPARNMRLRSEANRVARELLHQRGYVEIETPTLTRSTPEGARDFVVPARLAPGSWYALPQSPQLFKQLLQVGGFEKYYQIARCYRDEDFRADRQPEFTQLDIEASFVDQDDVIELGEAIVKALWQLIDVEIPTPIRRMTYLDAMAKYGSDKPDLRFGVELTELTEFFKDTNFGVFKAPYVGAVVMPGGASQPRRTLDGWQEFAKQRGHKGLAYVLFKEDGELAGPVAKNLTEEERAGLADAVGAKPGDCIFFAAGEKSAARALLGAARVEIGHRTGLIDPNDWAFVWIVDAPMFEPAAAAVASGDVAVGGGQWTAVHHAFTSPKPEFLDTFDQDPESALSYAYDIVCNGNEIGGGSIRIHQREVQERVFQLMGLDKEDAETKFGFLLEGFKYGAPPHGGMALGWDRVVALLAGVESIRDVIAFPKSGNGYDPLTAAPAPITPQQRKEAGVDFKPEAKPAAKPETTTV comes from the coding sequence GTGCTGCGCACACATGACCTCGGATCACTTCGCTCCGAGCACATTGGACAAACCGTTACCCTGGCCGGCTGGGTGGGCCGCCGCCGTGATCACGGTGGCGTTGCATTCGTTGACCTGCGTGACGCGTCCGGTGTCGCCCAGGTGGTAGTCCGTGAGGAAGAGGTCTTCCATGGCCTGCGGAACGAGTACGTCCTGCAGGTGACGGGTACCGTCAACAAGCGTCCCGAAGGCAACGAAAACCCGGCTCTGGCGACGGGTGACATCGAGGTGATCGCTGACAAGGTGGTCATCCTCAACACCTCTGAGCCACTTCCGTTCCAGATCGACGAACACGTTGAAGTTGGCGAGGAAGCACGCCTTAAGCACCGTTACCTGGACCTTCGTCGTCCCGGCCCCGCCCGCAACATGCGTCTGCGTTCGGAGGCCAACCGTGTGGCCCGCGAACTGCTGCACCAGCGTGGCTACGTCGAAATTGAGACACCCACGCTGACGCGTTCGACGCCGGAAGGCGCCCGCGACTTCGTTGTCCCGGCACGTCTGGCGCCGGGTTCCTGGTACGCCCTGCCGCAGTCGCCGCAGCTTTTCAAGCAGCTGCTCCAGGTGGGTGGCTTTGAGAAGTACTACCAGATTGCCCGTTGCTACCGCGACGAGGATTTCCGTGCGGACCGCCAGCCGGAGTTCACCCAGCTCGACATCGAAGCCAGTTTCGTGGACCAGGACGATGTCATTGAGCTGGGCGAGGCAATCGTCAAGGCTCTGTGGCAGCTCATCGACGTTGAGATCCCCACCCCGATCCGCCGCATGACGTACCTGGATGCCATGGCCAAGTACGGCTCGGACAAGCCGGACCTTCGCTTCGGTGTGGAGCTGACTGAGCTTACGGAGTTCTTCAAGGACACCAACTTCGGCGTGTTCAAGGCACCGTACGTCGGCGCAGTGGTCATGCCCGGCGGAGCTTCGCAGCCCCGCCGTACGCTGGACGGCTGGCAGGAATTCGCCAAGCAGCGTGGACACAAGGGCCTTGCCTACGTGCTCTTCAAGGAGGACGGCGAGCTCGCCGGCCCCGTTGCCAAGAACCTCACGGAAGAAGAGCGTGCCGGACTGGCCGACGCCGTGGGCGCCAAGCCTGGTGACTGCATTTTCTTCGCCGCCGGTGAGAAGTCAGCGGCACGCGCCCTGCTCGGTGCTGCCCGCGTGGAGATTGGTCACCGTACCGGCCTGATCGACCCCAACGACTGGGCGTTTGTCTGGATCGTGGACGCTCCCATGTTCGAGCCCGCCGCCGCAGCTGTCGCTTCCGGTGACGTAGCTGTGGGTGGAGGGCAGTGGACGGCTGTGCACCACGCGTTCACCTCGCCCAAGCCGGAATTCCTGGACACCTTCGACCAGGACCCGGAATCCGCACTGTCGTATGCCTATGACATCGTTTGCAACGGCAACGAGATCGGTGGCGGTTCCATCCGTATCCACCAGCGCGAAGTGCAGGAACGGGTCTTCCAGCTCATGGGGCTTGACAAGGAAGACGCCGAAACCAAGTTCGGCTTCCTGCTGGAGGGCTTCAAGTACGGTGCACCTCCGCACGGCGGAATGGCCTTGGGCTGGGATCGCGTTGTTGCTTTGCTCGCCGGTGTGGAATCCATCCGCGATGTTATTGCGTTCCCGAAGTCGGGCAACGGCTACGACCCCCTGACTGCCGCTCCTGCACCGATCACTCCGCAGCAGCGCAAGGAGGCAGGCGTCGACTTCAAGCCGGAAGCCAAACCTGCAGCCAAGCCGGAAACCACCACCGTCTAA
- a CDS encoding GNAT family N-acetyltransferase, translating into MLEQTVLETLMDKAWPALEREDLVGEGTVKWVLRASNGVTQRANSVWPANPADSAKSAGSADSHAVATGLESAADLERSVTAASEWYRRRRLPLIFQVFDDSRSAALNDLLDRRRFTRQSETKIMLRGLDSLPSCQPTVEMLELPSEGWLSLWWSVDGRGGEAELSVAHRILTGCPALYAMVRDDDGVPAAVGRLALVDGWGGIYGMATSARHRRRGYAAQVLAALLHAGAGRDLKGVWLLVTAANHGAQALYTQAGFVDHGSYVYRQAPLKRALSGC; encoded by the coding sequence ATGCTGGAGCAAACCGTGCTGGAAACGCTCATGGATAAGGCCTGGCCGGCCCTTGAGCGTGAAGACCTTGTTGGCGAAGGCACGGTGAAGTGGGTGCTTCGTGCTTCGAACGGGGTGACGCAACGGGCCAATTCTGTGTGGCCGGCCAACCCGGCAGACAGTGCAAAAAGTGCAGGCAGTGCAGACAGTCATGCAGTGGCCACCGGCCTGGAGTCTGCCGCTGACCTTGAGCGATCCGTCACCGCCGCATCGGAGTGGTACCGGCGCCGCCGTCTGCCATTGATTTTCCAAGTGTTCGATGACTCCCGCAGTGCTGCCCTCAATGATCTCCTGGACCGCCGCCGCTTCACCCGGCAGTCCGAAACGAAGATCATGCTCCGCGGCCTGGACTCATTGCCGTCCTGCCAACCGACGGTGGAGATGCTCGAACTGCCTTCTGAGGGATGGCTCAGTCTCTGGTGGTCCGTCGATGGCCGCGGGGGTGAGGCCGAATTATCGGTCGCTCACAGGATCCTCACCGGCTGCCCGGCGCTGTACGCAATGGTGAGGGACGACGACGGCGTCCCCGCCGCCGTCGGGCGCCTCGCCCTGGTTGATGGCTGGGGTGGTATCTACGGTATGGCGACGTCTGCCAGGCACCGCCGGCGCGGATACGCCGCCCAGGTGCTGGCCGCGTTGCTGCATGCCGGTGCCGGGCGGGATCTCAAGGGGGTCTGGCTTTTGGTCACGGCCGCCAACCACGGGGCACAGGCGCTGTACACGCAGGCTGGATTCGTGGACCACGGCAGCTACGTGTACCGGCAGGCTCCCCTGAAACGTGCCCTCAGCGGCTGCTAA